Proteins co-encoded in one Oncorhynchus tshawytscha isolate Ot180627B linkage group LG34, Otsh_v2.0, whole genome shotgun sequence genomic window:
- the sorbs2a gene encoding sorbin and SH3 domain-containing protein 2 isoform X4, with protein MNTDSGGCARSSTALLLTLSHMKRVQSVPNLATGSDSHSSDSDAWRSRSTDGLRNGDDVTSSLAAKGFRSVRPNLQDKKSPTQGSPSHPCFPDHRARRSPYNQSADSLDYLAGFKALSPTPYAPSPYATLERGGGDRMQKIGIVGGVRVSVVSADGCMGGMSPSLSPVTVSALSQYSSSTAGLLEELQICSLDSPGVSPSPTLSHMSTSASTTGNDEAPPLTSAAAATNGQAIQVAMNGSAPHPQRPSSPPAYPPLPASFSPGVVHMQSRSAEGSESVMSGHTSVSSTVPIARFSEEEKRVSVIKAPHYEGIGPVDDTGIPIAIRTTVDRPKDWYKTMFKQIHMVHKADDDYADSYNATYTVSGDSDTYGQSSNPTVAYPPPRTQTYRPLAKSPSDNGGPGTFREPSPVPPPPPPKPSLLQLRSRDSDRERDSPDTMNQWGPPDRKVDTRKYRAEPRSIFEYEPGKSSILEQERPPPKKRLDYNPDICPRRLTETSLYFTPTADRVPERPASAASDYRKRRKSEPSGDQGKNQVSPKPPDPYKGSSTLRKPAIRSSPSSPSRVKGFLSHSGVTTEKISGGDTCEMTYSPRLSSSPGPYLRSPLSPMPSNLAHRRYDDDANPGGASSPSSPLKRAICFKNGWQTRRQDAETWSSTEDAPPSPAKLKSRSCDNLLNDGHPVGTGGHKATRSESAGSLVFDNPLGQTASSSTRSLPRPHRRRAHDAPGFLKLYRKMHHIDRAQLLPSDVIRSVRARILELERQPHLFPRKLSPWGPSWGLEVPRDTVPMRISTYEQLIQKSKSMPDLGDSEVPSGTTTPGGSSSRASSSGGGGGGGRETPGYPKRRFSIESLLEEDINNGNGNGTSHHTFDHHHAHQGARNPPEGQPRLALDPHHRDFPDPLVYRRATVPGAEYSGSEQDAAASDLSDFVQVEGSSFCSESDFDHCSLTSSVESFYGPSSHHHLRHHHSHSHHNPSHQSLGQGQGYQHRHLISSCKGRCPASNTRFTTMLRHEREQARQELRQKPPQTQQTRHGGRGGSGGDHHALPPSSQAAQTQQGMSKLAFLISPVPFRRKKGDSPPTSRRSSGGRSTRPKSKEAVYEALDAALRDIYEHIQAERGRSGARLPDDSILRRLLAEILPDVPERSSSLRGQRGSLKGGPSSSSSYPDGSPTGYSSSPRLQSPLSISYSLHTDASNNNDFGEEPGNAGGACTHIYIYTHLYYKHTHQPSVHHLPPRLSPALPACDHLPFYQSLCFSNGPMNRAEVKEALFLLAHPQDTQGPHASSSFPYMVKGLCCLLRCMLCYCRHFSFCCLFPSYFWCIISLPFSTYLVMLNHLHL; from the exons GGAGTGATTCTCACTCGTCAGATTCAG atgCTTGGAGGTCGCGTAGCACCGACGGCCTGAGGAACGGCGACGACGTCACTTCTTCCCTGGCCGCCAAGGGCTTCCGCAGCGTCAGACCCAACCTGCAAGACAAGAAGTCCCCCACACAG GGCTCGCCTTCTCACCCCTGCTTCCCCGACCACAGAGCCCGGCGCTCACCTTACAACCAAAGCGCCGACTCACTGGACTACCTGGCGGGCTTCAAAGCTCTGTCGCCCACCCCGTACGCCCCATCCCCATACGCCACCTTGGAGCGCGGTGGGGGGGACCGAATGCAAAAAATTGGCATAGTCGGCGGGGTTAGAGTAAGCGTGGTTAGTGCTGATGGATGTATGGGGGGCATGTCACCCTCGCTCTCCCCAGTGACAGTGTCAGCGCTCAGCCAGTACTCATCCTCCACGGCAGGCCTCCTGGAGGAGCTCCAGATCTGCAGCCTAGACTCCCCCGGCGTGTCTCCCTCGCCCACCCTCAGCCACATGTCGACCTCCGCGTCCACCACGGGCAACGACGAGGCGCCGCCGCTAACCTCCGCCGCTGCTGCCACTAAC ggCCAAGCTATTCAAGTGGCTATGAATGGAAGTGCGCCCCACCCCCAGAGACCCTCCTCACCCCCGGCCTACCCCCCTCTCCCCGCCTCGTTCAGCCCAGGGGTGGTTCACATGCAGAGTCGGAGCGCAG aAGGTTCAGAGTCGGTGATGTCGGGCCACACCAGCGTGAGCAGCACGGTGCCCATCGCCCGCTtttcagaggaagagaagagggtgtCGGTCATCAAGGCGCCCCACTACGAGGGCATCGGCCCCGTGGATGACACGGGCATCCCAATCGCCATTCGCACG acGGTGGATAGGCCGAAGGACTGGTACAAGACCATGTTCAAGCAGATCCACATGGTTCACAAAGCAG ATGACGACTATGCCGACTCGTACAACGCCACATACACTGTCAGCGGTGACAGTG ACACATATGGTCAGTCCTCCAACCCCACCGTGGCCTACCCTCCCCCCAGGACACAAACGTACCGGCCCCTGGCCAAGAGCCCGTCGGACAATGGAGGCCCCGGGACCTTCAGGGAGCCCTCCCCCGTGCCACCGCCACCCCCGCCCAAGCCCTCCCTCCTACAGCTGAGGTCCAGAGACAGCGACCGGGAGCGAGACTCTCCCGACACCAT GAATCAGTGGGGCCCTCCCGATAGGAAAGTGGACACTAGAAAGTACCGCGCTGAACCCAGGAGTATATTCGAGTACGAGCCAGGGAAATCATCCATTCTGGAGCAGGAGAGGCCG CCTCCTAAAAAACGTCTGGATTATAATCCAGACATCTGCCCTCGCCGACTCACGGAG ACGTCGCTGTACTTCACTCCCACTGCTGACCGGGTTCCAGAGAGGCCGGCGAG TGCTGCCAGTGActacaggaagaggaggaagtcGGAGCCGTCAGGTGACCAGGGCAAGAACCAGGTCTCCCCAAAACCACCGGACCCTTACAAAGGCAGCAGCACACTGAGGAAACCTGCCATccgctcctccccctcctccccctccagagtcaaag GTTTCCTCTCTCATAGTGGGGTGACCACAGAAAAGATTAGCG GTGGGGACACGTGCGAAATGACCTACTCCCCCCGTTTGAGCTCTTCCCCGGGCCCGTAcctccgctcccctctctcccccatgccCTCCAACCTCGCCCACCGTCGCTACGATGACGATGCCAACCCGGGGGGAGCCTCTTCGCCCTCCTCGCCCCTCAAGCGCGCCATCTGCTTCAAGAACGGCTGGCAGACCCGGCGGCAGGACGCGGAAACATGGAGCAGCACAGAAGACGCGCCGCCCTCGCCCGCAAAGCTGAAGTCGCGTAGCTGTGACAACCTGCTCAACGACGGGCACCCAGTGGGCACCGGCGGGCACAAGGCTACCCGTTCGGAGAGCGCCGGGTCACTGGTATTCGACAACCCATTGGGGCAAACCGCATCGTCCTCTACTCGCTCCTTGCCTCGCCCGCACCGGCGACGTGCCCACGACGCGCCAGGCTTCCTGAAGCTCTACCGCAAGATGCACCACATCGACCGCGCCCAGCTGCTACCCTCTGACGTCATCCGCTCGGTCCGTGCCCGCATCCTGGAACTGGAGCGTCAGCCGCACCTCTTCCCCCGAAAACTCTCCCCCTGGGGGCCATCGTGGGGCCTGGAGGTCCCTCGCGATACGGTGCCAATGCGCATCTCCACGTACGAGCAACTCATCCAGAAGTCCAAGTCCATGCCCGACTTGGGAGATAGCGAGGTCCCATCTGGCACAACCACGCCCGGCGGGTCATCGTCCCGCGCCAGTAGTAGCGGGGGAGGAGGCGGCGGGGGCAGGGAGACACCCGGGTACCCCAAACGCCGTTTCTCCATTGAGTCTCTGCTAGAAGAAGACATTAACAATGGGAATGGTAATGGGACGTCCCATCACACTTTTGACCACCATCACGCTCACCAGGGGGCAAGGAACCCGCCCGAGGGTCAGCCCCGCCTCGCTCTGGACCCCCACCACCGCGATTTCCCCGATCCCCTCGTTTATCGACGCGCCACTGTCCCGGGGGCCGAGTACTCTGGGTCAGAGCAGGATGCAGCCGCCTCGGACCTCAGTGACTTTGTCCAAGTCGAAGGATCCTCCTTCTGCAGCGAGAGCGACTTCGACCACTGCTCACTCACCTCGTCAGTCGAGAGCTTCTACggcccctcctcccaccaccacctTCGACACCACCACAGCCACAGCCACCACAACCCCAGTCATCAGTCTCTCGGTCAGGGTCAGGGCTACCAGCACCGTCACCTCATCAGCTCGTGTAAAGGACGCTGCCCGGCCTCCAACACCCGCTTTACCACTATGCTGCGCCACGAGCGGGAGCAGGCCCGCCAGGAGCTCCGGCAGAAACCCCCCCAGACACAGCAAACCAGAcatgggggaaggggagggagcgGAGGGGACCACCATGCTCTACCCCCCTCGTCCCAAGCAGCCCAAACCCAGCAGGGGATGTCCAAACTGGCCTTCCTCATCAGTCCCGTGCCTTTCCGAAGGAAAAAGGGTGATTCTCCACCCACTTCGAGAAGGAGTAGTGGAGGTCGAAGTACCAGGCCCAAGTCTAAAGAAGCAGTCTATGAAGCTTTGGATGCGGCCTTGAGGGATATCTACGAACACATCCAAGCGGAGCGAGGCCGGAGCGGCGCTAGGCTACCAGACGACAGCATCCTCCGGAGGCTACTGGCTGAGATCCTCCCGGATGTGCCCGAGAGGAGCTCCTCGTTGCGGGGACAGAGGGGGAGCCTGAAGGGGGGTCCCTCCTCGAGCTCCTCGTACCCCGACGGGAGTCCCACGGGGTACAGCTCGTCACCGCGGCTACAGTCGCCGCTAAGTATCTCTTACAGTCTCCATACAGATGCCTCCAATAACAACGACTTTGGAGAGGAGCCAGGCAACGCAGGTggagcatgcacacacatttatatatacacacacttgtactacaagcacacacaccagccctcaGTCCATCATCTCCCTCCTCGACTCTCCCCAGCactgcctgcctgtgaccacctCCCCTTCTACCAGTCACTGTGCTTCAGCAACGGGCCAATGAACAGAGCTGAGGTTAAAGAAGCCCTGTTCCTATTGGCTCATCCTCAAGACACCCAGGGACCGCATGCTTCCTCTTCATTCCCTTATATGGTTAAAGGATTGTGTTGTTTACTGAGAtgcatgttgtgttattgtcggCATTTCTCTTTTTGCTGCTTGTTTCCCAGTTATTTTTGGTGTATTATTTCACTCCCCTTTAGTACGTACCTTGTTATGTTGAACCACTTGCATTTATGA
- the sorbs2a gene encoding sorbin and SH3 domain-containing protein 2 isoform X5 — translation MNTGSDSHSSDSDAWRSRSTDGLRNGDDVTSSLAAKGFRSVRPNLQDKKSPTQGSPSHPCFPDHRARRSPYNQSADSLDYLAGFKALSPTPYAPSPYATLERGGGDRMQKIGIVGGVRVSVVSADGCMGGMSPSLSPVTVSALSQYSSSTAGLLEELQICSLDSPGVSPSPTLSHMSTSASTTGNDEAPPLTSAAAATNGQAIQVAMNGSAPHPQRPSSPPAYPPLPASFSPGVVHMQSRSAEGSESVMSGHTSVSSTVPIARFSEEEKRVSVIKAPHYEGIGPVDDTGIPIAIRTTVDRPKDWYKTMFKQIHMVHKADDDYADSYNATYTVSGDSDTYGQSSNPTVAYPPPRTQTYRPLAKSPSDNGGPGTFREPSPVPPPPPPKPSLLQLRSRDSDRERDSPDTMNQWGPPDRKVDTRKYRAEPRSIFEYEPGKSSILEQERPTYKLNPDDIDLENEPWYKFFSELEFGRPPPKKRLDYNPDICPRRLTETSLYFTPTADRVPERPASAASDYRKRRKSEPSGDQGKNQVSPKPPDPYKGSSTLRKPAIRSSPSSPSRVKGFLSHSGVTTEKISGGDTCEMTYSPRLSSSPGPYLRSPLSPMPSNLAHRRYDDDANPGGASSPSSPLKRAICFKNGWQTRRQDAETWSSTEDAPPSPAKLKSRSCDNLLNDGHPVGTGGHKATRSESAGSLVFDNPLGQTASSSTRSLPRPHRRRAHDAPGFLKLYRKMHHIDRAQLLPSDVIRSVRARILELERQPHLFPRKLSPWGPSWGLEVPRDTVPMRISTYEQLIQKSKSMPDLGDSEVPSGTTTPGGSSSRASSSGGGGGGGRETPGYPKRRFSIESLLEEDINNGNGNGTSHHTFDHHHAHQGARNPPEGQPRLALDPHHRDFPDPLVYRRATVPGAEYSGSEQDAAASDLSDFVQVEGSSFCSESDFDHCSLTSSVESFYGPSSHHHLRHHHSHSHHNPSHQSLGQGQGYQHRHLISSCKGRCPASNTRFTTMLRHEREQARQELRQKPPQTQQTRHGGRGGSGGDHHALPPSSQAAQTQQGMSKLAFLISPVPFRRKKGDSPPTSRRSSGGRSTRPKSKEAVYEALDAALRDIYEHIQAERGRSGARLPDDSILRRLLAEILPDVPERSSSLRGQRGSLKGGPSSSSSYPDGSPTGYSSSPRLQSPLSISYSLHTDASNNNDFGEEPGNAGGACTHIYIYTHLYYKHTHQPSVHHLPPRLSPALPACDHLPFYQSLCFSNGPMNRAEVKEALFLLAHPQDTQGPHASSSFPYMVKGLCCLLRCMLCYCRHFSFCCLFPSYFWCIISLPFSTYLVMLNHLHL, via the exons GGAGTGATTCTCACTCGTCAGATTCAG atgCTTGGAGGTCGCGTAGCACCGACGGCCTGAGGAACGGCGACGACGTCACTTCTTCCCTGGCCGCCAAGGGCTTCCGCAGCGTCAGACCCAACCTGCAAGACAAGAAGTCCCCCACACAG GGCTCGCCTTCTCACCCCTGCTTCCCCGACCACAGAGCCCGGCGCTCACCTTACAACCAAAGCGCCGACTCACTGGACTACCTGGCGGGCTTCAAAGCTCTGTCGCCCACCCCGTACGCCCCATCCCCATACGCCACCTTGGAGCGCGGTGGGGGGGACCGAATGCAAAAAATTGGCATAGTCGGCGGGGTTAGAGTAAGCGTGGTTAGTGCTGATGGATGTATGGGGGGCATGTCACCCTCGCTCTCCCCAGTGACAGTGTCAGCGCTCAGCCAGTACTCATCCTCCACGGCAGGCCTCCTGGAGGAGCTCCAGATCTGCAGCCTAGACTCCCCCGGCGTGTCTCCCTCGCCCACCCTCAGCCACATGTCGACCTCCGCGTCCACCACGGGCAACGACGAGGCGCCGCCGCTAACCTCCGCCGCTGCTGCCACTAAC ggCCAAGCTATTCAAGTGGCTATGAATGGAAGTGCGCCCCACCCCCAGAGACCCTCCTCACCCCCGGCCTACCCCCCTCTCCCCGCCTCGTTCAGCCCAGGGGTGGTTCACATGCAGAGTCGGAGCGCAG aAGGTTCAGAGTCGGTGATGTCGGGCCACACCAGCGTGAGCAGCACGGTGCCCATCGCCCGCTtttcagaggaagagaagagggtgtCGGTCATCAAGGCGCCCCACTACGAGGGCATCGGCCCCGTGGATGACACGGGCATCCCAATCGCCATTCGCACG acGGTGGATAGGCCGAAGGACTGGTACAAGACCATGTTCAAGCAGATCCACATGGTTCACAAAGCAG ATGACGACTATGCCGACTCGTACAACGCCACATACACTGTCAGCGGTGACAGTG ACACATATGGTCAGTCCTCCAACCCCACCGTGGCCTACCCTCCCCCCAGGACACAAACGTACCGGCCCCTGGCCAAGAGCCCGTCGGACAATGGAGGCCCCGGGACCTTCAGGGAGCCCTCCCCCGTGCCACCGCCACCCCCGCCCAAGCCCTCCCTCCTACAGCTGAGGTCCAGAGACAGCGACCGGGAGCGAGACTCTCCCGACACCAT GAATCAGTGGGGCCCTCCCGATAGGAAAGTGGACACTAGAAAGTACCGCGCTGAACCCAGGAGTATATTCGAGTACGAGCCAGGGAAATCATCCATTCTGGAGCAGGAGAGGCCG ACGTATAAGCTAAACCCAGATGACATAGATTTAGAGAACGAGCCTTGGTATAAGTTCTTTTCCGAGCTGGAGTTCGGCCGTCCG CCTCCTAAAAAACGTCTGGATTATAATCCAGACATCTGCCCTCGCCGACTCACGGAG ACGTCGCTGTACTTCACTCCCACTGCTGACCGGGTTCCAGAGAGGCCGGCGAG TGCTGCCAGTGActacaggaagaggaggaagtcGGAGCCGTCAGGTGACCAGGGCAAGAACCAGGTCTCCCCAAAACCACCGGACCCTTACAAAGGCAGCAGCACACTGAGGAAACCTGCCATccgctcctccccctcctccccctccagagtcaaag GTTTCCTCTCTCATAGTGGGGTGACCACAGAAAAGATTAGCG GTGGGGACACGTGCGAAATGACCTACTCCCCCCGTTTGAGCTCTTCCCCGGGCCCGTAcctccgctcccctctctcccccatgccCTCCAACCTCGCCCACCGTCGCTACGATGACGATGCCAACCCGGGGGGAGCCTCTTCGCCCTCCTCGCCCCTCAAGCGCGCCATCTGCTTCAAGAACGGCTGGCAGACCCGGCGGCAGGACGCGGAAACATGGAGCAGCACAGAAGACGCGCCGCCCTCGCCCGCAAAGCTGAAGTCGCGTAGCTGTGACAACCTGCTCAACGACGGGCACCCAGTGGGCACCGGCGGGCACAAGGCTACCCGTTCGGAGAGCGCCGGGTCACTGGTATTCGACAACCCATTGGGGCAAACCGCATCGTCCTCTACTCGCTCCTTGCCTCGCCCGCACCGGCGACGTGCCCACGACGCGCCAGGCTTCCTGAAGCTCTACCGCAAGATGCACCACATCGACCGCGCCCAGCTGCTACCCTCTGACGTCATCCGCTCGGTCCGTGCCCGCATCCTGGAACTGGAGCGTCAGCCGCACCTCTTCCCCCGAAAACTCTCCCCCTGGGGGCCATCGTGGGGCCTGGAGGTCCCTCGCGATACGGTGCCAATGCGCATCTCCACGTACGAGCAACTCATCCAGAAGTCCAAGTCCATGCCCGACTTGGGAGATAGCGAGGTCCCATCTGGCACAACCACGCCCGGCGGGTCATCGTCCCGCGCCAGTAGTAGCGGGGGAGGAGGCGGCGGGGGCAGGGAGACACCCGGGTACCCCAAACGCCGTTTCTCCATTGAGTCTCTGCTAGAAGAAGACATTAACAATGGGAATGGTAATGGGACGTCCCATCACACTTTTGACCACCATCACGCTCACCAGGGGGCAAGGAACCCGCCCGAGGGTCAGCCCCGCCTCGCTCTGGACCCCCACCACCGCGATTTCCCCGATCCCCTCGTTTATCGACGCGCCACTGTCCCGGGGGCCGAGTACTCTGGGTCAGAGCAGGATGCAGCCGCCTCGGACCTCAGTGACTTTGTCCAAGTCGAAGGATCCTCCTTCTGCAGCGAGAGCGACTTCGACCACTGCTCACTCACCTCGTCAGTCGAGAGCTTCTACggcccctcctcccaccaccacctTCGACACCACCACAGCCACAGCCACCACAACCCCAGTCATCAGTCTCTCGGTCAGGGTCAGGGCTACCAGCACCGTCACCTCATCAGCTCGTGTAAAGGACGCTGCCCGGCCTCCAACACCCGCTTTACCACTATGCTGCGCCACGAGCGGGAGCAGGCCCGCCAGGAGCTCCGGCAGAAACCCCCCCAGACACAGCAAACCAGAcatgggggaaggggagggagcgGAGGGGACCACCATGCTCTACCCCCCTCGTCCCAAGCAGCCCAAACCCAGCAGGGGATGTCCAAACTGGCCTTCCTCATCAGTCCCGTGCCTTTCCGAAGGAAAAAGGGTGATTCTCCACCCACTTCGAGAAGGAGTAGTGGAGGTCGAAGTACCAGGCCCAAGTCTAAAGAAGCAGTCTATGAAGCTTTGGATGCGGCCTTGAGGGATATCTACGAACACATCCAAGCGGAGCGAGGCCGGAGCGGCGCTAGGCTACCAGACGACAGCATCCTCCGGAGGCTACTGGCTGAGATCCTCCCGGATGTGCCCGAGAGGAGCTCCTCGTTGCGGGGACAGAGGGGGAGCCTGAAGGGGGGTCCCTCCTCGAGCTCCTCGTACCCCGACGGGAGTCCCACGGGGTACAGCTCGTCACCGCGGCTACAGTCGCCGCTAAGTATCTCTTACAGTCTCCATACAGATGCCTCCAATAACAACGACTTTGGAGAGGAGCCAGGCAACGCAGGTggagcatgcacacacatttatatatacacacacttgtactacaagcacacacaccagccctcaGTCCATCATCTCCCTCCTCGACTCTCCCCAGCactgcctgcctgtgaccacctCCCCTTCTACCAGTCACTGTGCTTCAGCAACGGGCCAATGAACAGAGCTGAGGTTAAAGAAGCCCTGTTCCTATTGGCTCATCCTCAAGACACCCAGGGACCGCATGCTTCCTCTTCATTCCCTTATATGGTTAAAGGATTGTGTTGTTTACTGAGAtgcatgttgtgttattgtcggCATTTCTCTTTTTGCTGCTTGTTTCCCAGTTATTTTTGGTGTATTATTTCACTCCCCTTTAGTACGTACCTTGTTATGTTGAACCACTTGCATTTATGA